The Thiobacter sp. AK1 genome segment ACCCACGAAGCGGCGCTTGGGGCGCGCCTGGTATTGTTGGTAGTCCTTCTCGATCTGGGCTTGCAGCCGCGCCAGTTCCAGGCTTTGGCTGATGAGGTCGCTACCCTGCACAGGAACTGTCGGGGCCACCGGCGCGGGGGTGGGCGCGGGGGCAGGCCGCGGCGTGGTGGCACGCACCTGCGCCATAAGCCGCGCCGCTTCTTGTTCCAGCTCTTCTACCCGCTGCGCCCGTTGCCTGAGTTCCGGCTGGGGATCATGTGTGCCCAGGGCAGGCAGGGGCGAGCTCGCGCGCAGTTTCTGCTCCGTGTTGCCGCCGCCGTCGAGATTGGCCTGGGCCAGGGCCTGGGGTTTGCTGGGGCGGGTCGTCGATTTGGCATTGACCAACACCACCTCCAGCGCATGGCGCGCCTGCTCCGGTTTGGGCGGCGGGGGCACGAAGTGGATGCTGAGCACGATGCCGTGCAAGAGCGCCGAAGCACCCATGGCCACGGCGATGGGTGGCAGTGACGCCACCTTGGCGGCAAGGCGGGTGAACAGTCTAGGCAAGGCGCTGGGATTCACGCAAGTTCACAAAAGGCACCTGTCTTCGGGCGGGAACCCGGGCCGCATTGTAGCGCGCCAGCTGTCCCTCTCTATGGCCCAAGCAGCACTTCCAGGAAGCAACATGCCACTTCCAAGGTGAGGAGATCGACGCTGCGAATGCCCACCCTGACCCGTGTGCCGGGCGCGAGTTCCGGTAGCGCTGCGACCTTGGTCACCAAAGGCAGCGTGTCGAAGCGCACCAGATTTTCGCGGATGACGGTGGCGCTCGCATCGCCAATGCCTTCCTGCAGAAGATAGCGCAGCGTCCAGTAACGCTCCATGTTGCGCTGGAATTCGTTGTAGGCTTCGTAAGCGGCTTCGAAATCGCGCAGCACCGATTGCAGCGCCTCGTCGCGCGCCTGGTAGGGCGGTGTCTCGCCCCGTAGATGGGCGAGCAGTTGGCGTTGATTGACGAGATCCACGTAGCGGCGCAGCGGTGAGCTCACCCAGGTGTAGTGGGACACGCCCAACCCCTGGTGCGGCAGAGGTTCGCTGGTCATGCGCGTCTTGCCATTGGTCTGGGCGCGGTAGAGGGCGGGGATGCCGGCTTCTGCGGCGAGGCGGCCGGCGTGGCTGTTGACCAGGATCATCATCTCCGCCACCACCTTGTCGACGGGCGTGCCGCGTTCCCGGTGCAGGATGCGCACCGTCTCGCCTTCGACCCGGAAAGTGTATTCCGGCACCAGGCTGCGTTTCGTGTCCTTGACGCCACGCTTTTCCTCCAGGTGTTCGGCGAAGTGCCACAGCCATTCCAGTTCCTCGCGGTAGCGGTAATCCGCCTGCTGGCCGATGGTGCCCAGATTGAACAGAGGTTCCAGAAGCTCGTGGCGCAGGTTGGCCGCAATGCTTACCCGCTCCACCCGCATGGCGACATCGGTGATGGTGTAGTCCGGCGTGACCGTGAAATAGGTGGAGAGCGCCGGGCATGCGGCGCCTTCCTGGAGCGTATAGGCAGCCACGGCCTGGTCGGGCAGCATGGTGATCTTATCGCCCGGCATGTAGACGGTAGACAGGCGCGTGCGGGCAATGCTGTCTAGCGCCGAGCCTGGTAGGACGCCCAGGGCGGGGCAGGCGATGTGGATGCCCACCCGCACCCGTCCGTCCGAGAGCTTCTCCAGGGAAAGGGCATCGTCGATTTCGGTGGTGGTCTCGTCGTCGATGCTGAAGGCCGCCACGCTTGCGAGCGGCAACTCGTCGGGCACCGGCACGGGGGGCAGCGGCGGAAAGTCGCGCCCTTGTGGAAACCACTCGCGCAGGAAGCGGTTCAGGTGGTAGTCGCGACTGGAAGGGATGGCGCCGCATTTTTCCAGCAAGTGCAGCACGGAGAGGTGGGTGGCTGCTGCGGCCTGCTCCAGCGCCTTGGTTTCCAAGGCATTCTTGTCCGGGGTGTAAATCAGGCGCGGAAGATCATGCGCGAATTCTTCGGGCAGGCGGAAGGCGGTCAACGCTTCCACCCAGCGCGCAAGCTGGGCGGCTTGTTGTCGCTTGCGCGCCTCGGCCGCCAGCGCGGCCTTGAGGGCATCGGGTGGCGCGGGTTTGTAGCGGCCCCGCCCCTTGCGATAGAAATACATGGGCGCGCCATGTAGGCGCAGCAGGATGGCGGCGCGTTCCATGGGCGTGGGCTCGTGTCCGAAATAATCCCGCGCCAGCGTCTGATAGTCGAATTCCTCGCTGCCTGCCGCCTCCCACAGGAACTCGAGGTCCATCTCCTCGGCAAACTTTTGCGCCGCTTCCATGAAACCGGTGAGCCCGGGTTCCTGAAACTTAAACAGCACGTCGGCGGCCTTCACCTTGGCGCGCTTGCCGTGCTGGGCTTCGACCTGCAACGAACTACCGTTGTCGGCGAGGATGGTGCCAACGCGAAAGTGGCCATCCTCGAAATAGAAGGCGTACATGGAAAAACCGCGGGGAAAGGGCGGCAAGTTTACCGTAAGCCGTGGCGGGCAGAAAGCGCTAGCCGCGGTGGAGCAGCACTTCCAGGACTGCCTTGCTGCCCACGTAGGCGAGCAGCAAGGCGGTGAAGCCTGCCAGGCTCCAGATCAGGGCGGTGCGGCCACGCCAGCCATAGATGCGCCGGCCCAGGAGCAACGCGCCGTAGATGAGCCAGGACAAAAGTGCGAATACCGTCTTGTGCTGGGTGAAATAGGCGAAGGAAAGGGGCTTGCCGAACAATTCCTCGGAAAACAGCATGCCGCTGGCGAGCGTCACGGTTAGCAGCACGAAACCGGCGCCGATGATTCTGAACAACAGCCGCTCCATGGTCATCAGTGGTGGCAGGCCGGACAGCGCCGAGGGCTCGCGCGCATGTAGGCGTTTTTCCGCCAGGGCCATGACTAGGCCGTGCAGCGCCGCGATGGTGAACAGCGCGTAGGCAAGGAAAGCCGCCGCGAAATGGGCCTGGAACAGGGCCAAGCCACCGTAGGGCAGCACGTGTTCGTCGCGTAGCAGCAAGGGCATGAGGGCGCCGCCAGCGGCGACCGGCAGCACCACGGGGTGGAGTGCCTGCAGGTGATAGCGCACGCTGGTGGCGGCATAGAGCAGCAGCGTCACCCACGTGATGGCCGACAGCGCATTGCCCACACCCATGTTCATCCCCTGTTCGGTGAAGATGGAAACGTAAAGCAGTCCGCCGTGCAGCGCCAAGGGCAGCACCAATAGAAGCGATAGCCCCGGTCGGGCGCTGTTCTCGGGCTGCGCCGCCCGATGACGGCAGTACCAGGCGAGGCCGCCGTAAAGCAGTGCGGTGAGGATGGACAAAACGGGCAGGGGCATCGGGTGTAAAATGGCGGTGAGGCAGCGATTATAGCCCAGCACGCGGCCGCTCCAACCGACTCCAGCCCATGCTCGATACCCTCACTAGCCGGCTGTCTGGCATCATCAAGAATCTGCGCGGTCAGGCACGTCTGACCGAGGACAACATCGCCGAGGCCCTGCGCGAAGTGCGCATGGCGCTCCTGGAAGCGGATGTGGCCTTGCCCGTGGTCAAGGACTTCATCGCCCATGTCAAGGCGCGTGCCTTGGGGCGTGAGGTGATCGGTTCCCTCACCCCGGGGCAGGCGCTGATCCAGGTGGTGCATGAGGAATTGACGCGGCTGATGGGCAACCAGGTCGCCGACCTCGATCTGGCCACGACGCCGCCGGCGGTGATTCTCATGGCGGGCCTACAGGGCTCGGGCAAGACCACGACCAGTGCGAAGCTGGCGCGCCTGCTCAAGGAGCAGAAAAAGAAAGTCCTGCTCGCAAGCTGTGACGTGTACCGGCCGGCGGCCATCGAGCAACTGCGCCAGCTCGCCCGTCAGTTGCAGGTGGATTTCTACGAGGCGCCTGAAGCTGTCCGTCCCGTGGAGATCGCTCGCGCTGCACTCGATTTCGCGCGTACCCGCTACTACGATGTGGCGATCGTGGATACCGCCGGTCGGCTTGCCATCGACCAGGAGATGATGGACGAGATCCGCGCCCTTCACGAGGCGCTCAAACCCATCGAAACCCTGTTCGTGGTGGATGCCATGCAGGGCCAGGATGCGGTCAACGTGGCGCGCGCCTTCAACGAGGCCCTACCCCTCACCGGCGTGGTGCTCACCAAGCTCGACGGAGATGCACGTGGCGGCGCAGCCCTGTCTGTGCGCGCCGTGACCGGCAAGCCCATCAAGTTCGTGGGCGTGTCGGAGAAGCCCACCGGACTGGAGCCTTTCCATCCGGAACGCATGGCCTCGCGCGTGCTCGGCATGGGAGACGTCTTGTCCCTGATCGAGGAGGCGCGTCGCCAGGTGGATCAGGCGCAAGCCGCGAAGATCGCCAAGAAGCTCAAGGTCGGCAAGGGCTTCGACCTCGAGGACTTTCGTGCCCAATTGCAGCAGATGCAGAAGATGGGCGGGCTTGCCGCCTTGCTCGACAAGCTGCCGGGCAATCTGGCCCAGGCGGCCCAGGGTCATAGCCTGGACGACCGCC includes the following:
- a CDS encoding energy transducer TonB; translated protein: MPRLFTRLAAKVASLPPIAVAMGASALLHGIVLSIHFVPPPPKPEQARHALEVVLVNAKSTTRPSKPQALAQANLDGGGNTEQKLRASSPLPALGTHDPQPELRQRAQRVEELEQEAARLMAQVRATTPRPAPAPTPAPVAPTVPVQGSDLISQSLELARLQAQIEKDYQQYQARPKRRFVGARTEEYRFAQYVEDWRLKVERIGNLNYPEEARRKKIYGSLLLTVHIRSDGSVEKIDVDRSSGSPILDEAAVRIVKLAAPFAPFPENIRKDTDILAITRTWTFTREDQLTSQ
- a CDS encoding RNB domain-containing ribonuclease, with protein sequence MYAFYFEDGHFRVGTILADNGSSLQVEAQHGKRAKVKAADVLFKFQEPGLTGFMEAAQKFAEEMDLEFLWEAAGSEEFDYQTLARDYFGHEPTPMERAAILLRLHGAPMYFYRKGRGRYKPAPPDALKAALAAEARKRQQAAQLARWVEALTAFRLPEEFAHDLPRLIYTPDKNALETKALEQAAAATHLSVLHLLEKCGAIPSSRDYHLNRFLREWFPQGRDFPPLPPVPVPDELPLASVAAFSIDDETTTEIDDALSLEKLSDGRVRVGIHIACPALGVLPGSALDSIARTRLSTVYMPGDKITMLPDQAVAAYTLQEGAACPALSTYFTVTPDYTITDVAMRVERVSIAANLRHELLEPLFNLGTIGQQADYRYREELEWLWHFAEHLEEKRGVKDTKRSLVPEYTFRVEGETVRILHRERGTPVDKVVAEMMILVNSHAGRLAAEAGIPALYRAQTNGKTRMTSEPLPHQGLGVSHYTWVSSPLRRYVDLVNQRQLLAHLRGETPPYQARDEALQSVLRDFEAAYEAYNEFQRNMERYWTLRYLLQEGIGDASATVIRENLVRFDTLPLVTKVAALPELAPGTRVRVGIRSVDLLTLEVACCFLEVLLGP
- a CDS encoding cytochrome C assembly family protein, whose protein sequence is MPLPVLSILTALLYGGLAWYCRHRAAQPENSARPGLSLLLVLPLALHGGLLYVSIFTEQGMNMGVGNALSAITWVTLLLYAATSVRYHLQALHPVVLPVAAGGALMPLLLRDEHVLPYGGLALFQAHFAAAFLAYALFTIAALHGLVMALAEKRLHAREPSALSGLPPLMTMERLLFRIIGAGFVLLTVTLASGMLFSEELFGKPLSFAYFTQHKTVFALLSWLIYGALLLGRRIYGWRGRTALIWSLAGFTALLLAYVGSKAVLEVLLHRG
- the ffh gene encoding signal recognition particle protein produces the protein MLDTLTSRLSGIIKNLRGQARLTEDNIAEALREVRMALLEADVALPVVKDFIAHVKARALGREVIGSLTPGQALIQVVHEELTRLMGNQVADLDLATTPPAVILMAGLQGSGKTTTSAKLARLLKEQKKKVLLASCDVYRPAAIEQLRQLARQLQVDFYEAPEAVRPVEIARAALDFARTRYYDVAIVDTAGRLAIDQEMMDEIRALHEALKPIETLFVVDAMQGQDAVNVARAFNEALPLTGVVLTKLDGDARGGAALSVRAVTGKPIKFVGVSEKPTGLEPFHPERMASRVLGMGDVLSLIEEARRQVDQAQAAKIAKKLKVGKGFDLEDFRAQLQQMQKMGGLAALLDKLPGNLAQAAQGHSLDDRLLRRIEGIINSMTPEERANPAILKASRKRRIAAGAGVQVQDVNRLLKQFEDMQKMMKSLSKGGLGKMLRGMKGMLPGL